AAACTGGAAAATGTGATGTTTTATTGTGTTCTGTTTGCAGAGTAAGCATCCAAATGAAGTTAACTCAACCAAAGAAGACTTACAGCCATTTCTGTGTATCATACTACCCACAACGGCATTACTCCTTATAGGCTTCTGTCTGCTTTTCATTTATCGGAGGTGTAGACGTAAGGTACCACAGAGACAAATCTTTGCCATTGGCCTCCAGGAGAATATTCAAGATAGAGAAACAGACTTCTTTCCAACATTGCCATGGAGCAGTGAACCTTTCCAATATTGTACACTAATACCAGATGCCTCATTTCTCACCATATGTTTGCCTCCCCCTTATGAAGAGACCATACTAAAGGCATCTAGCGACTCTTGTATTAGCATTTGCCAGGACCCTTTGCCTCCATATGAAGAAAGACCACGTAGGTCAAGCAAATAATATTCTGACCCTGGAATGTACCATAATCTTCACTCTTGGCTTCAGCTGGACCTGGAAGTCTAAGGATTACTATTTACTAAGCAACACTTACCTTAAGGGCTTTTTATACATTATTTTCATTTCAACTTATATGGTTCTGGGCTAGGCTGTATAAAATGCAATACTTCCTGCATTTAAGAGACTACAGTGTATATACTAAAGACAGCAAAACAATGGCACACCCAAGTGCCACTAAGCATGAAGTCATTTGTAGTCTACAAACAAATGTATCCCTAAATGCATCTGCCTTCTACAGATGATATGCACTGCTTCCAAAGAGTTACATGATGTATGGAATATTACAAGACTAAGCCCATTTTTTACTAACTGCAAAATACTTGTgtcatattgttttattttttttttgtctctctgtaCATCAGTGTTTAGTAAATAATAGACTGCTCAGCTAAAGAAGAATATTTAATGGGCACTGATAGACTAATTAGAATAGCAATGCAATGAAAGGCTTTGCTCAGACATGACTCATGTATTTGCTTTGAAAAACATGCAGCTTCACAAATATAGGCATTTAGGATGTTCAAATATTTCAGCCAGCCAAAGATTCTATGCTGGTGGGGTCTAGCCGTTACATTTACAGCACCATGAAGGCAATAAATCTACATATAAAGACAAATCACACAGTACAAGCACAATGGCACACTTGCTGTGACCCCTCTAGCCCTCATACACATTATCATCCCTAACTTTTATGTTTATGTGCTACAGTGCCCCAGATTTAACAAGATGGCCCTGCAATATTCAAAGATGATTATGATTGACCTCGCAAAGGAATTCAGACATACAAGCAATATAAATATTTCTGTTAAATGGATAATCTATTCCTccactaaatatatataaaaaaaattaatatttccaTAATTAATTTATGTTACCATTCATTAAACTTTTAAATGTATTGCTCCACCAAATGTGCAACAGACAGAGCTTCAGATAGAAGCTGTTGTCACTAGACGTTCAGCTTCTAATACTCTTTCTCAATACTTCATATGGTCAAGCTACAAACCAAAATCCATCACTAAGAAAATGTGCTCAGTGCTGAATACATGCAATGCACTGCTATTATAATTACCTTAGTACACATTGGGATTCATTTAAATGCTATTTCAGTTTTTCTTCTTCATAGCAAAATAAATGTTGAATGAAtcttaattatttacaaaaatatggcAGTTATGATTTGTTTATATAAGGTAAATGTGTACAGATCATGCTTTCCTTACACACATTGTTGTTGCAGAACTAaaggtttctttcattattcagatacaacatacaattttaaacaacttttcaatttacttctattatctattttgcttcattctcttgatatcctttgttgaaaagcatatctaaataggctcattacctgagagctagctgctgatcgatGGTTGCACGtaaatgcatcttgtcattggcttactggtgtgtagtgcattgctgcctcttcaataaaggatatcaagagaatgaagcaaaattgatcataaatgtaaattggaaaggttgTTTAGAAATGTATGCTTTATactaatcctaaaagaaaaaaatgcggctttcatgtccttttaagcaggtgggTCAGGCACGGAGAGAAAAACAAAACTTGCTGTGCTTAAGACTGACATGAGGAAAAAGTGATGTTttataacaaaataatttatttgttacACATTGTTTTGACCTGAATGCAACATTTTTTGCCACTGTTTTATAGCCGGCCTAGAATTATATCCATGAAGCAGATACagcatactgcagaacagacacaaccTCATAGTCCCTTAAAGCACACCATGCACTACATCTATGCTCAATACCACCATATATTCCAGCCTTTGTTCCCTTACAGCAGACCTCAGCAGGGTTATTACTTATCTTATTGAGCAATTTACAGCAAACCATTGAACAGATTTATGCTTCCTGTTTCCATAATAATTAAAGCTCCGTACTGagctttttaaacaaattacagaccAAACACATGTGAGTGCCCCTTTTTGAAATATTTAGCATAAGCCATTGCCAGCTCTTTGTACCTTCCCATACCTGGGTCCTTTTCAGAAACCCCCAGATATGATCTGTCTAACTTTATCTTGTTTTAACCCCATACAGAAAATACTACATGACATACACCCTGCTACTGCTTGCTATCTGAccctaaagggacagttaacaccaaaattgttatggtttaaaaaaagatagataacacctttactacccattccccagctttgcacaaccaacattgttatattaatatactttataacatttaaacctctaaatttctgcctgtttctaagccactacagacagcctcttatcacatgcttttttatttgcttttcccaacaggagactgctagttcatgtgggtcatgtagccactaattggctaaaatgcaagtcaatagatattcAATAAAAAGACGTGATCAGGGTGCTGtaaatacaagataattacagaggtaaaaagtatattaatatagccatgttggctgtgcaaaactggggaatgggtaataaaaggactatctatatttttaaacaatacagattttgtagttgactgtccctttaatacttacagAAGTCATGTGCTCTCCTGCAGGGATCACCTACTTTTGGTTGAGGTCATGTGACACACTGATAGCTCTGCAAATAAGAAAGAAATTGCTGAACACTGTTATGAGCGTTTCGCCTCTATCTTGTCATACAACCATGATCCTTCAAAGTGTCAGCCGTAtgaaatttccttttttaattatCATAAAATTGCTGTGTTTGTCATGTGCTCACCAGCAGCTATTTTATTGTCATTTTAGAATGATGAAAATTAAAGAAGCAATCAATAACCTAGCTttatccctattttttttttctctcacttttctTGGCTCACCTTAAAAACAATGCACAGATACATACTGGAATATTACAGTTCACTCTGTAACgaaataccttttttaaaatgcaaaactcTGTGTTCCTTTAATATACTATTTAGAATAAATGGAGTTGTACCTACCAATATATGACCTCAGCTATAACCAAAATAAAGATTGCACAGCCCATACTTTCTGTTTTTGGTTTTATCTTAAATGTTGCTGATTTAAAGGTTGACAATTGTCATAATAATTGTTTAGTAGTTGTTGTTTAACAGGACACTTGTTCTGAGACAAAAATCAGGACATTACATTTATAAATCACTAGccacaatgtattttatttaatattccaaGCTATGGTTTATTTTTTACAGGAGCAGAATACGTTTATGTGAATCCATTACACAAATACTAAAGCCGTTTCTACAATGGTTAGTTTCTGGTTGATGGAATAAGTCCATTATTAGATGGATACTGGGATTATAGAATAACAGCTATTGAATGCAGCCTGTTTGCCCACATTCATGCCTAATGGAcaaacataaagggacataaaagggcaaaagtaaaatgttttaatgGGTTAGGGCACTTTATTATTGCActcttgcttgcatataactgcgtGCCTCCCCTACAAAGGGgcttaacacatagttaaagtcagctacagGGCAGCAATGCTACTGGGAGCTAATCCTTCCTCCCACATCTGTGGAATAATATCTGGGATGTTGGTGGTTAAAAGCTTGTGGACGATGGCCCATTAGTAATTTGTGGGcgtgtagctgaacacatctggcgagccaatgataaaagacatatgtgtatagccaccaatcagcagctgactcccagtagtgcattggtgctctgagcatacctaggtatgctttttaacaaaggataccaaaagaaaacacattttataatagactttaaataaaaatatcttaaaatcacatgctctttctgtatCATAAActcttcatttttaatttcatgcccctttaattaatcCATGGAGGGGGCATAAACTTTATTAAtcaccatttttaaaataatttagtttTGTCCAAAAATGTGGTCATTTGGGTTTCTtggtcatatgtgtgtgtgtgtgtgtgtgtgtggtggggggtaGCAATCAAAAAGACCAAGGATGATCCGTGGTCTCTGTTGGGAAATGTTCTTTTACACCATCAGTTCATCTATTCTTAAAGTATTTCCAGCTTtcctcaattttatttttattcccgaAAAGTCTTTAGGATTTATTCCTGCTCACTACACCACTGTGCTTGATTCTGCTTCCCCCTTTCTACAGTTAATCACCCCCCACTTCTTCTTTGTTGTATACTAATTTAcagatattttttcatttaaaattagTATCTCAACAAGCAGACAGAGCCTACGCAAAAGGAAATTCAAACTCAAAATTTATTTCACCATGAAATATTGAATTaagattataaaacaaaatatgtaatACACATTCATTAATTATTATGCCCACTTTTCATGTTATATATAGAAATTGTGTTGTTTTTTCCCCCATCCCTACAGAGAGACTGAAGGACATACTGTTTAACTAAccatgcaacatgctacacagagtATCTGAGTCAccaaagcaaagtagataatatatAGTAACTCAAGAGGTTTTCAAGTAGAGGTATCCTTagcttagtttttagtttaatcttGATCAACTAGAGTATTTTATTccatatttttaagaaaaatagcTATAggttacatttatttagtgtttttccaaatattttatgtatatgaatttattACATAGAAAGTAAATCCTGACTGCATTTCTATGCTTAGACATACATAAAAAGCAGATTACAGTTAAATATAAAGTAATCATTCATACACAGTATAGTAGTATAGTCACTGTCCCAGATGATGTAGTACACATAACTAGCACGGTGACAGTTATTAGTAAATTAAAGAATGAAGTAGTTCAGTGTACAGGCTAACCCCTGTATCCGCTGTTTCATTTACCgtggttttacttaaagggacagtcaacaccagaatttttgttgtttaaaaagttagataatcccttaattaccaattccccagttttgcataaccaacacagttataattatacacattttgcctctgtaattaccttgtatctaagccttagcagactgcccccttatttcagttcttttgacagacttgcagtttggccaatcagagctgtctcgcatgagctcaatgttatctatatgaaacacatgaactaatgccctctagtggtgaaaaactatcaaaatgcatttagattagaggcggccttcaaggtctaagaaattagcatatgaaccacttaggtttagctttcaactaagaataccaagagaacaaagcaaaattggtgatacaaataaattggaaagttgcttaaaattacatgccctatctgaatcatgaagtttttttttggacttgactgtccctttaacaatagatgACCAAATAGGTCTGAATAGGTACAGTAAAGATTCATAATTAACATTTCGCAATGTTCTGAGTAACATGATAAAATCTTGTGCAGTTCTGCCCGGGATGTTAAACATTCCTTTGTCCAGTGTATCCACGTTGTATACGCTACCCAGTCATTAGCCACTTCATATCGCAGTACTTGTGTACAAGTAAGAAGAACAGTGAGTACagtacaataaatattttagagagaaagagaccacattcacataacttttattattataattgttctaattttttattaattattgttgCTAATGTCTTATTGTGCCTActttataaattaaactttatcATAGGTATgtacagcatgtacagtatattgtctTCACCACTATCTGCGGTTTCAGGAATTCACTGAGGGGCTTGGAAACTATCCCCTACGGATATGGGTGGTTCTACTGTattttattctaataaatgttgcCTTATGTATTTAACAAATGACTAGAGGGCTCATCACAATTTTGCACCTGTTTTTAACAGATACATTTTTCTGAACGTCAGCTtaccattatttattttaccttaaCTGATTGAGCACACAGGTAGTGTTTGTATCTATTTGGagagtgttggggactttcacaaggagtggactgaggatggagtcagtgcatcaagagccaccacacacagacggatcctggacatgggcttcaaatgtcgtattcctcttgtcaagccactcctgaacaacaaacaacgtcagaagcgtcttacctgggctaaagaaaaacagacctggtctgttgctcagtggtccaaagtccttttttctgatgagagcaaattttgcatctcatttggaaaccaaggacccagagtatggaggaagaatggagaggcacacactgcaagatgcttgaagtccagtgtgaagtttccacagtctgtgttgatttggggagccatgtcatctgctggtgttggtccactgtgcttcattaagtccagggtcaacacagtcGTCTACCAGgaaattttggagcacttcatgcttcctccacagacgagctctatgaggatgctgacttcattttccagcaggacttggcacctgcccacactgccaaaagcaccaaaacctggttcaatgaccgtgggattactgtgcttgattggccagcatactcacctgacctgaaccccatagagaatctatggggcattgccaagagaaagatgagagacatgagaccgaacaatgcagaacagctgaaggccgctattgaagcatcctgatcttccataacacctcagcagtgccacaggctgatagcttacatgccacgccgcattgaggcagtagttgctgcaaaaggggcccaaaccaagtactgagtacatacagtatgcattcttatacttttcagaggtccgatattgttctatgtacaatccttgttttattcattgcatgtaatattctaattttctgagattgtggatttggggttttcatgaccTGCAAGCCAtattcatcacaattatgacaaatcacggcttgaactatcttgctttgcatgtaatgagtctgtctcatatattagtttcaccttttaagttgcattagtgaaataaatgaacttttgcacaatattctaatttttcgagtttcacctgtagaacCATTTTTTACCAAACCAATAATGAAAAAGTGCTGCAgatgaacaataaaaaaaatgtctgaatgGGATTGTGTTGATGTAAAAGAAAGGCTTATCTGCAGCAATTAATATGCCAATAATTATAAAAGCAGCCTCTAGGTTACATTCTGATCTACATTTGCTCCTGAAGGTAATAATGGTATTTGGATGTTTCAACTGAATCCAAGTTCGACACATTACAAATATTTCAACCAAATAAACTTTATTTCTGATGAACAGCTAGCTCAGTTGAACAACTGCTCCCTAAACTtagtccacatggatgcatttcattttGGAATAAAAGgatttctgtaatatacatgtactgtattagcaaaaatgcttctaataaaagctatagctgtttcaaaagtgtatgtaagtatccaccgtgcaccagcattctaaatacagcacttgctcagagagcctaagtgcttttaccatctggtaatgatgcaatttgttaattgctgacatgaccattggcgctctgagcagctgcagtatctaaattgctggtgcactgaaaatatcaaACTATGCTTTACaagcatgtgaaaaaaaaaatgctaaacactaaaaacagtgatagcttttactagaagccttttttgacaacacatgtatattgcaaatatgtttctattcaaatctgtaattcatctatgtgcatttacattttgaccagaatgtctctttaaatatggaTATCATAAAGAAACCAGCAATTAACCACAAGGGCCCCAGACACCAAATCAAATTAACAGGGGTGCCTCAATGCtcattacaaacatatacatgaaTGTTGTATGTACCTGTCAGCTCAGGTAGGCCACATCCTTAgatgaaaattaaaaatattttctgtGGGGGACATTTCTTCCACTGGTAAACACAGCCCATAGACAGAGAAGTGAAGCCAGAAGGAGgtataccccctaatctaagattaaactaccaatagccctttaaagggctttttgtagggcattgccctaaagaaatcagctctttcacattaaaaataaaccaagtcccccctaacagtaaaaccctccacccaacaacccccccaaaataaaaaac
This genomic stretch from Bombina bombina isolate aBomBom1 chromosome 4, aBomBom1.pri, whole genome shotgun sequence harbors:
- the SMIM28 gene encoding small integral membrane protein 28, translating into MRWLLGSSWSKFGHAGRGTYEWMTSEPGLPLVETKLQSKHPNEVNSTKEDLQPFLCIILPTTALLLIGFCLLFIYRRCRRKVPQRQIFAIGLQENIQDRETDFFPTLPWSSEPFQYCTLIPDASFLTICLPPPYEETILKASSDSCISICQDPLPPYEERPRRSSK